Part of the Quercus lobata isolate SW786 chromosome 6, ValleyOak3.0 Primary Assembly, whole genome shotgun sequence genome, CCcaattaaaatcctaaattgttaaaaaacataaatgccGTAAATATGCCATTTCATCaataatgattaatttatcCTAATAAATTGAGACTTTAGTTTTTGCAAAACTATATTTTACACggtaaattatcaaaattaggTATCTAATCTCCTACAAGCTACACACCAAATAATCTTTATCTATCTCGTAACACCAAAATATACAATTAAatattagattacaactttacttaaCCATGTATCGATTTATATCCAAGAAAAAgtaaaccactttttttttaattaaaaaagaaattttttttttttatttttttgaatcttATGCTTGAACTATGATATTTAAATCTCTGTATCAAATCAACTTTGGTCTGGTTTGTATTAATCCATCAAATTAATCTTGATTCggttaatattaaataaatttatttaattgacatttatatataaaaggacCCACTTAAATTTATTGGCTTAGGCCTTCAAATTATATCGAGCCGgccttgaatatatataaaccaacATAGAAGATCTTACTCCATATATATGTCATCTATGACCAATTCAATACTATTTACTTAAACCTAAAATTTCAAGACCGCGCCTACCTATGTTGAACTTGGAGTTTTGGACTTTGGAGAATCGTTAGAATATTGCATGGGCGGAATAGTTTCATTGGAAAGGTTTAGGCGAGCTAAAAGTCACAACAATCGATTGTTGTAGTGATCTGTTTCAGCTAAAATTGTGAGAATAGTCTTTCCGAATCTTCTATTGGATCCACATATGAACATACCTACTCTCTTGCTCTCGTTGTTACTGTCTATATCCTAGCTACCTAATGCCATGAAGAACATgtcaagaagagaaaagaaatcttCTTTGAGGAACTAGTGCAGGAATTTATTAGTGCCTTCAAGTTTCAGCTATCTTTATTATCTACATGTATCTATCCTTCATAATATAGAGtctattttttgataatctgcAATTTTGTTCCTACAGAAAAAACTAAGAAATATGTTACATCTATATAAAACTAATATAGAGTCTATATACAACATGTTACATCTGTACTCATACACCAAAGTCTCCAAAGCAATATTTGTGCTTACTTGCAATGGCGGAGCTAGGATTCTAGTTTAGGAGGGGCAAGATGAAAATAAAGAGTTGAAggcaaaatcaatttcaatttttttaattagtataattaaaaaaaatacttaactaattaatcaaaaaaatttattagcatataaaatataatgtaagtgttaagttgttgttgttgttttcgttttttttttttttttttttgcatagcattagattttttttttacaaatagattgtatgacgttttttatttttaaatcataaaagtaTTGATGTTTATTAATTCTATGCTATATTATGTTTATCGTAAAAGCATTATAGAAGAATTAAAGAaagtaacataaaaattttggcatattgGTTGGAGATGTTGTGATAATATaccattttttaatttcaagacTACATAGAGTACATATAAGAATTTTTCTCTTCGTTATATTTTAGACgagtttgaaatattttcaaaataaaatttcaggtCAAAGCTATTGTTactaaaaatgatttttttaagggGAATATAATGAGCTTCTTACTAATCATAAGCCAAGAAAAGTAAAATTACACGTAAAGTTAAAAGTGACAACCCTGTAGCATAATATTACATACAGAGTTACAAAATATAAGCTtaaagcaaacaaaaacatacacaaagaaaatataagaatattAAGGGGGTGTTAGTTTGGGTGAGGTCGGGGGCAATTCGACCCCCCCTAACTCCACCCCTGCTTACTCGTAAGGGTGACCTAAGTGGGATACCCAtcctccaaaagaaaaagataatagtAATAGGGTACTTTGACAGCATATGCATCAATCatagtttttagatttttctcaGGGTAGATGGAAAGCATCTGAAATTGTAGTGCATATTTATGCACGTGCTAGCTAGTGGGGCTCGGCTGCTTGCACAGTCATGTCTTGCAACAGTCTGCTAAATTCGTTCAAATTGTTTGACCCATTCTGCACTATACGTCTATACCGCCCTATTTCATATGTATATAAATTGATATTCAAGTGCGTTGGGTGGGTTAAAGTATTAAAATGACGGGTCAAGTTGGGCAttgagttgggtttttttttttaaattgtcaaGACTCAATTCAACTCACCTATATACAAaatttaggctaaaatgcaaattacatcatCTTAATTTAactgaaattcatttcagttttttaactttactttcattcatTTGAATCTTTTAAGTTTTACATTTATTCAATTTAGGTCTTCGTccactttctttaaaaaattggcattaaaaaaatatttttttgacgtaaaaatattataaaattaataaaatcattctATAGATATTTTatgtgagaattttttttttcaaaaaatctttttttattagttaattacaTACATAATGGTAATTTTTTAACGGAATTGGATGAAAGAcatgaattgaataaatttaaaacttagaggactcaattaaacgaaagtaaagttagaggcctgaaataaattttagtcaaacTTAGAGGAttcaatttgcattttaacctagactttaattaaattttgttaactCCATAATTTACACatgttttaaatgaaaaatgaatgataCTTTCCAAcatatttataaacatataCAGTAACATGGTTATGATACtcatagtttttattattaatttattttttagaaaatgttgaTTTTAAAGTACTCATAGTTTAAGTATCTTTAGGAAATGTGGGCATGTATACTTTGATCTATGGGAAAGCAGGTTACTTCCTGTAGTTTTCTTCAATGATTTATAGGATTTAAAGGAAATACAACTTCTTAAATTTATCTCTAAATGgctaaataaattttaaaatttattatatgaCACATAACTAAAACTAACTTGCATAACCCACTTGATGTGTCAAGTCAAAACTGCCCAAATTTTCAACCAACATGCCATTTTTTGCAGTTGGTGGGTCGGCGGCGGTTTGGAATATTTCCAACCTGTCAATGGTGGATTGGTTGAAATTTTTATCCTCAACTTACCCAATCCAATAGGCACACAATCCTAACTCATGTCAATGTACATGGAAAATTGCAAATTTCTAATTTCTAGCGAGGGTTACAACAAAGATTTCACATCACCCCCCAATTTACATATCACCTTACATATAAACAATTaatgttatgaatttttgttgtgaCTTTAGTTTTATTGATTGCTAGATTTGTGGTGAGGGTGACAATAAAAATTTCACATCACTGCCCAATTTACATATCACCTTACATATATACTGTTAttgttatgaatttttgttATGACTCCAGTTTTATTGATTGCTtgaataataaaagaaattcttCGCAttctttatcaatttatttattgtaaattAATCCATAATACGACTACTAGAAGAAATTATAAGTGcatgttttaaattttcaattgaagtTGAACCAATTTATAGCGTGTTAGTATTATATGATTAATTAATACTACCATGCATCCTTAGTGCGATGATCACTCATTGTCATAGAGTCAatttttcactcaaaatttCTGCCTATGATGGCCCTAAGTTCCTGACTTAGTCTCAGCCAACACCACACACACACTACAATAATACTTAGAACAGATAATATAGGAACGTTTAAACACACAGCACACACAATATTTATAGAAAACTCACCCTCAAACTTTATTACTTAATCTCAAGTACAAAGGAAACCATTTTACAAGCCTAGAGAATTACACAGAATTTTCCCAAGGCCAAAATACACTCTGCTGTTGACACCCCCAACATCCTTAGGGTTATATACACAGAATTAACTGTTATGATAATTACTGCCTAGTAATTGCTGGGTTTTGGACAATTTGCCACTTGTATTCTGACTTAGGACACCTTCAACTGATGATGTTTGGCTTACTCTTCACATTTCCAGCCCCCTACATAGCAAGTCTGATCATTAGGAAAGCTAGGAACTTCTTGGTAACTGCCACTGCACATGCTGCACATGCACAACCCATGTCTCAGCAGACCATGAGGCCTTTGCCCATTCTCCACCAGCCCACACAACATGTTCTCACCCGTTTTAGGAGGCTTAGCCCATGCTCAAAGCCTCCCATCAGCACTACAGCCCACACAGCATGCTTACATGCAGCACACAAAGCAACTGTTATCAACCCACTAACACTTGTCCATGCATTCAGCCGGCCCCCACTAGCCCAATGCCTTGTACATAGCATTCAATCATCACAGCAACCCAGCCTTGCCTTGCACTCCAGCCACCAAGCCCACACATAAGGAACCAACAACTAAGCCACCAATGCCATGCACCCTCACATAAGGTCAGCACCACCTGCTGCTGCCCATTATCAAAATCCTTCTCTACCCACCATGGCTCTCCTCTGCCATGGCCTTAGGGCATCATGTGGAGCAAGGTGCCTCCACATGCTGCCCCTCATCACTGCTCATCGATCTAACTCAAAGAGGGAGACTGGGCAGGTCCCCCTCAAAGAGTCCTTAGGAGCATCACTAGTCAAGCATGAGGAGCTGGGAGTGTATTGAGAAAACATGAAGTCAAGTGATTGGCCCAATGCTGTCCAAGCACCCTCATTCCTCATGCCATCATCAACAAGTAAAACTCCTAACACCCCCACAAGTACAAGTTTTTATAAGATATAGGAGGGGCAAGTGTTGGGGTTTAAGTTTCCAGAACATCAAGAACATGGTATCAGAACATCAAAACATTATACCTtgcccataaaaaataaaaataaaaaggaaaatttgagGGAAgatattttcacttttttcttccaataaacaaaaaaaaaaaaaaaaaaaaggttaacgGAGAAGATTCATTGAGGGAAAACTTCCatcagtttttgttttaaaaatttaaaaagagttCAATAGTCTGGCAGAAGCGTTCTCCAATGTATTTTATGGCAGAATTGCACTTCCATGCGGACTCAACTTTGAGAACTATCTTCATGAACTCATAGACGAAATAACTTATGgcaaaacctaaaaaatcaaAGACATATAATCATGTTGGAAATTTGAAATAGCAAACTGATGTCATCAAGTGCTCCACAAAATAGCGCAGCGAATTTGAACTTCACGTACATGTGATGCAAACCTGAAAATTTAAAGTCATATGCATTTTTACATGTATCTACTATCTAGTAGGTCTTAAACGGTTAAACCGACAGTCTCTctatagagaaaaaagaagtaaatattGGTTCTTAAACCTCTCAGCCTGCAATCCTAACCCTTCAAACTATAATTCCAACAAAGCCTTAGCCACCTTTGTTGCATGCGATTCCCATGCAACCTTCTGTTTCCTACAAACATCAGTAACCTCAGCAACTAATTAAAAGGGCATTAAGCCCTGGCCAAACTCATGATGTATATAAAGGCGGCTCTTTTTAATAGCATGAGAATTGAGTTGTGCCGCAATATTGAATAGAGAACAGTATAGAGCTAAGTCGTGCTTTggatttatagaaaattttcttatcacGTGCTTCGTGAGAGAGAGTTGTTTAGGTGTATTTGGGGTTTGAGTTTTGTGAGAGTGCCTGTGTGCTATGGTGCTACCGTTGTAACCTTGCTTTTATCTTTTGATCATGTAACCTGCCGCAGTATGAATCATCACatcagaaattaaatggaaaaaaaattaaaaaaacaacgacaaaatgaagaaatagcaaagagagagaaattgcaGCACCCTCAATAGCATGCCTACCTGCCTCCCATTCAACATACCGAGTAAGATCATTCGCAACATTGGCATAGGCCTAATCATCCCATCAATACACAACCTCCAGTGTCTACTGGACCTAGTCATCAACAATATGGAAGGCCTCATGGTCCTCCTGGAGGTCCAAATAGGCACCAATCCTAAAGGAAACCAGAATGGGGGTTATAACCAAAATCGTGAGCCCCAAGTTGGAGGCTACGGTGGAGGGCCATATTCACCGCAAGGCAAATGAGCACCATATGTTGGGACTTGGGAGTGTTATGCCTCCTCCTGGTCAAAGAGGAGCTGCTAGTGGTTATGGAGGTTCAGCTGGTCGTAGAGGTCCAAACTCGATATATGGATGGTAACTGTGATTAACAGTATGGTGGTTGGCAGTAATAACAGTTGAGAACCAATGCTTGGAATGGGAAGAATATTTTGAGAGAATAGATATGATTTGGAGCTAGCAGTGTCTTatagtgtaatttttttgtgaagttaaaatgttttatattaatttgttgTGAGATTTTCATATGACTTTGTTCCATTGGTGAGATGAAGTTGTACTGCTAgtaaaaacaattgaaaaaaaaaattatgacatttcCCAATGGGTATTTCTTATACAGTATGAAATTGTCATTTGGTTGTCCCACTTCTAATTTATGATTTCTCCAATCTTTGGGTCCCATACCTatgatttttttccttcttaaagtgAGGTGCAGTTTTCAGCTAAAAGTCTATTTAGAGATCCTAActcaaaagagggaaaagaagtaaatatatattttttatatatatatacaagataaatattttactctagcctaatctaaatgTAAATGTATGTGAAACTCTCTTCTGAAAACTTAAACCCTGACTCTTACCCCAACACTCAGCAAGTATTTATATTTATAGAGTAACTTCCACGTCAAGAGCATGCAGTAATAAAGAAGTAAATATGTTAATCCCTATATTTTGGAACCCATTACATTATGGGGTGCTTCAAGTTAATTGGATAGTAAATGTTGGTCATTgtacttttctttgtttggaagAGGTACCACTCAGATTGAAAAATTGGTTCGAGAAAAAAgcaatatgaaataaaatatatactaaAAGCTTATTCAGCATGAATTTTATTCATAGTTGGATAGCTTTAAGCTAAGTACTTAAGTTTGCGTCATTTATTATGCCTCAAGCAATACACTTTCTAGAGCAAGGAATGGGTCACTCCATTCCATTCAGGTACATAAATATGCAACATGCATTATATTGACTTTAAAATTGCTCTTTAGTATGAATAGTGCTACGATTATAATATTTTCTgaacaatttcacaacaaagtCTAGATGGTAAACTATTAATGGTAAGTGAAAAAGTAATGCAAATGATGGGCCAAGATGGGAACCAATCAAAGCTTGCCAATTagattttgttatgaaattttCGTGAAAATATTCTACTTGTAGCTTTATTTAGTTATCATTCTCATTTCACAGCCTGATTTTTTGAATGAAAGACTTGCTATCCAATCCCTTGCTATAAAAACCTTCCTGGAATTCTGGCATCGTGAATTTACGGTAAAGAACTGGTTTATCAGGTGTCAATAATTCAGGTAATGGTCCAAAGTAATTAGTATCGCTCTCAGTCTCCAAGTTGAAAAATGCCACGACTGAGATACGTGGCTCTTTAGATGCCTTAGCCAAAACACGATGCTCCACGCTTACATATTTGTCGTTAGACATTAtctgttagaaaataattaaataaaaaattacaaaattagtgAGAACTGCACAAAACTTTCTAACATGTACGCAGAGAACATGACACAGCAAAAACACATGATGTAAGTGTTTTTATTGAATAACATGCACAAAATTCTAtaaataatgtttaaatttgagGATTTCAAATTAAGGATTTGAAGAACAATTTCTTATTATAAATAAGAACACTTGTAATGTTACGGATTTAAAATGACATCTTACACTTAGTTATATTGAATCTatcaataaatttcattcataGTGGAGAAAAGTTTTTCATTTCATACTTTATTCGAgttatttaaactaaaatttaaaatcaaaatatttctCTTTAAATACGTTAATCCAAATGAAACAATACAATCAGGACAAACATAAATTATAGGAGCAAccattttcttataaattaCATCTTACGATAGTCATACACATGGAGTGACGTGAGACATATAAATAGTTACACACTAACTAAtgtattgttattattattgatgcCTTTATAAAACATAGTCTAATGCCCAGTTATATAGGATATTTTCCTATATTAGGATAACCAACCAAGGTCTAAATCCTCCCTTTGGTTATACCATTGAATTAGACTAAATTGTAAAACACATCTTAAAATTTGGGATCATTTTGATTTTGCCTcctaatatttcaaaattttgatatgctTGCTTTAATTAGTTAGGGGATTGATTTGATTAACAACCCCTTCGTCCATCTTGTTATGATGTGTTTGTTAAGTAACACCTAAGTTTGCCACATATTTTATCtcatccaattaaattttagaagCGTGTTTTACAATTTAATCATTTTCTAACTTTTGATATGATTTATAGTAATAAAAGTAACATTACTTTTACATGAGTTTACTATTTTTACACTATTTCATTATGTATCAATCCATTTTTTGTAATATGAGAGGCTAGTTTTTCTCTCAAATCCCTTTTTGTTGTCCTTGTTTTTCAATAAAACGtgttattcaagaaaaaaaaaattcgcaaCTTCTAGTATTAGTAGTAGTCCTGAAAAATATTGCGCCAAggaaattgtttcttttttttttcataagaaaaTATGTTATACCTGAATGGTATCGCCAATGTTGATCGTCAATGCTCCAGGGATGGGCTCTACATCCACCCACTCATCATCATGCTTCACTTGCAACCCTCCCACCTGGTTCTGCAACAACACAGTCAACCCTGAGTCTGTGTGAGGTGTAAGCCCCACCGTCAGATCCGGCTGTGGACAATAAGGATAGTAGTGCCCCACAATCAGCTTAGTAACCAAAAACCCCAAGTCCTTAAACTTCTCAGCCCCCAAACCTAACCCTTCAGACAATAACTCCAACAAAGTCTCAGCCACCTTTTCTGAATGCAAATCCCATGCAAGCAACTCTTTCCTACAAACCTCAGGAATTTCCTTCTCCTCTGCACGCTTTTTCTCTGGGGACAACCAAACCGCGAGCGAGTCATGCCATGTTGCAGCGTTAGTTCGGTACAAGTCATAGTTGCTCGTGTATATTACCCCTTCCCTATCATGAGCACGGGTATAGAGTTTGGACTTGACCTCATGGGGTTGGTCATGGAAGGCTTTGATTGCGTTCATGGTTTCGTCTAGGACTGACAGAGGTATCCCATGGTTGATGACTTGGAAAAAGCCCCATGAGGAAGTGGCATCTCTGATTTGTTCCACAAGTTGGTGTCGTTTGGTGGGGATGTTGAAGTTGGAAAGGTCGATTAGTGGTATGGACTTTTTGGTGCATGTTTGAGTGGTGGGCTTTTTGAGGGTGGAGAGAGTCTCAGGTGGGTGAATGAACAtattgggtattgaggtaatGCCAGAATCAACGAGGCCCTTGACACCCATCTTGGATTCGTCGAATTCCTTAACCTCTTTCACACGGTCATAGATGGGAGTAGCAATATGAGTAGCTGCCATTTTTTGTTCAGTGAAGACTGAAGTGTTTGAATGAATGTGTTTTGAGCAAAGGCTACGTACACAGA contains:
- the LOC115995291 gene encoding 1-aminocyclopropane-1-carboxylate oxidase homolog 4-like, giving the protein MAATHIATPIYDRVKEVKEFDESKMGVKGLVDSGITSIPNMFIHPPETLSTLKKPTTQTCTKKSIPLIDLSNFNIPTKRHQLVEQIRDATSSWGFFQVINHGIPLSVLDETMNAIKAFHDQPHEVKSKLYTRAHDREGVIYTSNYDLYRTNAATWHDSLAVWLSPEKKRAEEKEIPEVCRKELLAWDLHSEKVAETLLELLSEGLGLGAEKFKDLGFLVTKLIVGHYYPYCPQPDLTVGLTPHTDSGLTVLLQNQVGGLQVKHDDEWVDVEPIPGALTINIGDTIQIMSNDKYVSVEHRVLAKASKEPRISVVAFFNLETESDTNYFGPLPELLTPDKPVLYRKFTMPEFQEGFYSKGLDSKSFIQKIRL